The following nucleotide sequence is from Trifolium pratense cultivar HEN17-A07 linkage group LG2, ARS_RC_1.1, whole genome shotgun sequence.
GTTGGAGAGATTTTGATCGAGAGAAGATGCAGTTCTGTTTGTGTTTGGAACGAACACAAGAAGTTGAGCAGTTGGTTGCGTGTTTTGGGAATAGAATAaatgttgtaatgatttccctttGTAAACGTGCAGAGAGTGTAGGAGGGAAGATAAAGTAACTGTTGTACACTCTCCTTGCAATAActgctattgattttcaaaaaggcaaattcccaatttgcccctcaatttttcaaattgacttgcgtccaaagctttagtaaaaatatctgctagttgttcttcagatgcaatgtgctcaagtttaacaattttttcttctacaagctctcttataaaatgatgacgtatgtcaatgtgcttagtcctactatgttgaataggatttttagagatgtttatagcactcagattgtcacagtaaagtgtcatgacatcttgctccacactatactctttcaacatttgtctcatccataacaattgagagcaactactcccagctgctatatattctgcctcagctgttgatagagacacgctattttgcttcttactaaaccaagatactagattgtttcccaagaagaaacatgcaccagaggtgctctttctatcatctgcacttccagcccaatctgcatcacaatatccaattaaggtagaatcattaccatgagagtatagaattccatagccacatgtgccattgacatatttgaagatcctctttacttgagtcagatgactcatcttgggttcagattggtatctagcacaaactccaactgcaaacatgatatcaggcctgctagctgtgagatatagtaagctcccaatcatacttctatagagactttgatccacatcaacccctttctcatctttggtaagcttcaagtgtgtaggtgcaggtgtccttttgtgactgcCACCTTCCAtgccaaatttcttcacaatgtttcttgcatatttttcttgagagataaatatggtgtcttccatttgtttgacctgaagacctaaaaaataagttagctcacctacaagactcatttcaaattcagattgcatttgatgcacaaagtgttccaccatttgtcgcgacattccaccaaatacaatatcatccacatatatctgagctatcattagcttccctttctcttctctcacaAACAAagttttatcattaccacccttcttgtatccatggctgacaaggaattcagtcaatctttcataccatgctctaggggcttgttttaatccatagagtgctttctttagtttgtaaacatggttaggaaagcttggatctacaaacccttttggttgctcaacatatacctcttcatttagatagccatttaggaatgcactttttacatccatttgatatagcttgaatttcaaaatgcatgccacagccaagagtaatcttatggactccaagcgagcaactggagcaaaagtctcatcaaaatctactccttctatctgggtgtatccttgtgctacaagtctggctttatttctagtaatatcaccattttcatcagttttgttcttgtacacccactttgtaccaataacatttataccatctggtctaggtactagatcccatacctcacttcttttgaactgagttagttcctcctgcatagcattgatccagtattcatcagtcaaagcttctttaacattctttggttcaatctttgatatgaaacatgaattggagattgcttcttttgatcttcttgttgcaattccttgatttggatttccaatgacaagttccagaggatgattcttctgtgttctagtagatggtcccttgtttggtctaggaacctctgtagtagactcagaatgttgatcaggttcaggttcagtttgatcttcatcaggtgttgggacaggtgttatgacatctgtctcttcaactggatctgcacttgttgtatcactgtcatcaacaacaacattaattgattccatcatagttcttgttctggagttaaaaaccctgtacgctctgctgttggttgagtaacctaaaaatatcccctcatcacttttgggatccaattttctcctaggttctctatctgccagaatgtaacattttgacccaaacacatggaagtacttcacagtaggcttcctattcttccatagttcatacaatgttgtagcagtacctttccttaatgttactctattgtgaatgtaacatgctgtattcatggcttcagcccagaacttgtacggaacatttttggcatgcaacattactctagcagattcttgtaaggttctattctttctttcaaccacaccattttgttgaggtgtaattggtgaagagaattcatgaattattccttcagcagcacaaaaatcagcaaatttagagttttcaaattccttaccatggtcacttctgattcttacaataccacagtctttctctttttgaagttgtatacaaagatttttgaattcttcaaaagtctcagatttttccctaatgaaattcacccaagtatacctagagaagtcatcaacaataacaagaacatatttcttacctccaagactctccacttgtatgggccccatcagatccatgtgtagtaactcaagaactttagaagtggacaagtgttgcaacttctggtgcgacactttggtttgcttcccaatctgacattcaccacagatattgccttcttGTATTTGTaaacttggtagtcctctgacagcttcttctgatatgactctcttcatgctcttcaggttaaggtgtcctaatttttgatgccacagcttaacctcttcatttttagttaagagacatgtagatacaatAGTTTCTTCAAGAGGAGTCCACAAGTAGCAATTGtcctttgatctaacacccttcaTAAGGATgtttccttcattattgctgactagacattcattttttgtaaagttgactctcatgccttgatcacatagttggcttatactaattagattggcagttaggccttttacaaggagaacattttcaagttctggtagaccattgtcaatcagtcttccaatacctttgatttccccctttgctccatctccaaatgtcacaaagcttgtggcataggattttacctctttcaaatacttttcaacaccagtcatgtgtctggaacaaccactatcaaagtaccaatcttcttttgatgatgctctgagagatgtatgagcaatcaaacttttcccactgctttcagctgtatactccttggtatttgttgtatcatctttttgcttccattccatctttgtgATGGTTTGATCAGATTCTTGTGGAgtttcacttggataaccatacagtttgtagcaataaggccttatgtgcccctttcttccacagtgatgacatctccatgaatggtacctgcttcttggtctaggtataaacctaggtctctgccatctttgctgatgtggtgccacatgtggcaacacttgtctctgctgtctaggagacaggtgtggcgacatcctgtcatgcatttttggaggtGGTTGTTtccttatctcaggcatatatttcccctctttgttgtaatccataatcctattaacatttttgtattcatacccaatacCAGTTTTGGATTTGCTAGGAACTGGCagagtttccaggatttcatctagatcacttcctttgaatagcctaagaacatgcttctttaaattctcaagatgagagtttaattcagttacctcttcatttagatgggctatttcagtcagttgtttgatcttgtcagcttctaagttgatgatagttgccttctgttcctcaatgatctttaaactatcttcccatttagtactaaattcagagattcttgacatattagcagctctctcagtttccaacttagtgattgtttctttttgttcttcagagactctgcagacttctgcactctttagacacagctttttatatgaatcagccagttcatcaaaggtcagttcttcttcacatgattcagtgtcagatgtgcaaacacttgtcaatacatgtatagcctttgcagtatcagtttctccttcagaatcttcatctgaccaagttacagttaaccccttcttttgtttcttcagaaaggtaccacattcacttctaatgtgaccaaacccctcacattcatggcattgaacacctttatttggagctgatttttcatctgttacaggttttctgaagttcctgtaagtgttgcgcccaatgtcagctgcacctgtcttagggcgtttgtccattctcttcagtactttattaaattgttttcccaaaagaaccattgcatcagagatgctttgttcagactctgtgtcactcagttgatcttcttcctcagcatttgaaacaaaggcaatacttttgtttttcttatccatcttttcatttgcagctacctcataggtttgtagtgaaccaaccagttcatctagcttcatatctgtgatgtcctttgcttcttctatagctgtgactttcatgtcaaacttcttaggtagagacctgagcatttttcttaccagcttttcttcaggtatcttttcacccaaggcatcaaattgattgtcaaagtcaagtatggtcatgtgaaaatcctgaatggtttcatcatcattcattctaagattctcaaacttagttgttaggagttgtagcttagacaacttcactttagaggtaccttcatgaacagtctcaagaattgtccaagcttccttagcacaaacacactttttgatgagtctgaatatgtgtttgtcaacaccattatatagtgcatataatgcttttgagtttgcaagagcaagctcatcctcttctttggaccattcttcagcagatttcaactcaagagttggtttaccatctttgtccatcttcacaggtggagtccaccctctcagaactgcCTTCCAAGTCTTGCTgtcaatttgttttagaaaggccatcatgcgggacttccaatagtcatagtttgaagcaccaaccagaagaggtggtctggtaacaaaacctccttctttgtccatccttgccagaaaaagtttccctggagctcaccctaaaattcagaacagggtgcctgctctgatgccaattgaaattcctggcacacagtggacaggtgttgctcaaggtgtagcaacacttgtctgttgtagacagatgttgttactagtgcgccaacacttgtctataaacagagcaaataacataaaacaatacaaacagtaaagtaaataacacacgagagttgttaacccagttcagcctaaagcctactctgggggataccaatccaggaatgaagtccactatcagcagtattacttcgaagctaaactcacccgtttacaacttctcacttaatcactacccaatgacacttctacctaggaactcctagatatgagaccccgtcccaattcccaccttagcaacacagacagcgctgctattcaactcagacgattacaacggttggagacacactcctaaaaactaggattcactcttgcttaaaagcttgcgagtaaaccacaacacaatagaacaatctccgtacttcaaagcttaggagaagttcacacttacaacttaataacactcaggtcctaagcttgcatcaatgagacacaagataggctcacaattaacactctaaaatcctaaaacacacgctttgtaagactcgattttagatgcttgaaaccatatgcttgccttcgtatttatagtagtagaacgacttgggcttcaagacaaaattagggcttctagaattgcggcagcagtgatatatttttgaaaacaatagttatatttttgaaaccgcaaaaatatattttccaaaaatataattcctttggaaaataaaactagggtttagctgcctcatgaaacacattaaacacgtgcgccttcttctgtaagaaaccttgacataattcttcaaacagatcttcaaaagattgagtagaaaataataacatccagctggcgcgcgcagaacagagtcaggtgttgctccaaagtgtcacaacatttgtcacaacacttggggtcagcacacttgtctcaacacttggctaaaatatgtttttgcaaaatgtagccaatcatacaaaaacccaacactttcagtttgcaactttgagattgtctccttttgtttttctgagATTCTACAGACTTCTTCACTCCTTAGACACAGCTCCTTGTATGactcagcaagttcatcaaaggttagctcctcatcacatgattcagtgtcagatgtacaTACACCTGTCAGTGCATGGATAGATTTTGCAGTGTCAGCTTCTCCTTCAGAGTCCTCATCTGACCATGAAACAGTAAACccctttttctgtttcttcaaGAAGGTTGCACATTCAGTTCTAATGTGTCCATACCCTTCACATTCAAGACATTGGACACTTTTATTAAGAGCTGTCTTCTCATCTGACataggttttctgaaatttctGTAAGTGTTGTGACCAGTGTCAGCTGCACTTGTCTTTGGACGTTTGTCCATTatttttagcaccttattaaattgttttcctagaagaaccattgcatcagagatgctattCTCAGACTCCGTGtcactctgttgatcttcttcctcagaaTTCGAGACAAAGGCAATGTTCTTGGTCTTCTTATTCATCCTTTCATTTGTAGTCACCTCGTAAGTTTGtaatgaaccaaccagttcatccaacTTCATTTCTGTGATATCTTTGGCTTCTTCTATAGCGGTGACCTTCATATCAAACTTCTTAGGAAGGGACCTAAGCATCTTCCTTACCAATTTCTCTTCAGGAACCTTttctcccaaggcatcaaacTGATTATCATAGTCAAGTAAGGTCATGTGAAactcctgaatggtttcatcatcattcattctaagattttcaaacttagtggttaggagttgtagccttgacatcttcactttagaggtaccttcatgaacagtttcaaggatgttccaagcttccttagcagagacacactttttgatgagtctgaatatgtgcttgtcaacaccattatacaatgcgtataatgcttttgagtttgcaagagcaagcacatcctcttctttggaccattcttcagcagattttaactcaagagttggtttacatctttgtccatcttcacaggtggagtccaccctctcagaactgccttccatgttttgctatcaatttgttttaggaaggccatcatgcgggacttccaatagtcatagtttgaagcaccaaccagaagaggtggtctggtaacaaaccctccttctttgtccatccttgccagaaaaaatttccctggagctcaccctaaaattcagaacaaggtgcctgctctgatgccaattgaaattcctggcacacagtggacaggtgttgatcaaggtgtatcaacacttgtctgttgtagacagatgttgttattACCGGTGcgtcaacacttgtctataaacagagcaaataacataaaacagtacaaacagtaaagtaaataacacacaagagttgttaacccagttcagcctaaagcctactctgggggataccaatccaggaatgaagtccactatcagcagtattacttcgaagctaaactcacccgtttacaacttctcacttaatcactacccaatgacacttctacctaggaactcctagatatgagaccccgtcccaattcccaccttaacaacacagacagcgttgttataaACCTCAACGAttacaacaggtggagacacactcctaagaaactaggattcactcttgcttaaaagcttgcgagcaaatcacacaacacactagaacaatctccgtacttcaaagcttaggagaagttcacaattacaactcagtaaaacacaggtcctaagcttgcatcaatgagatacaagaaaggctcacaattaacactctaaaacccTAATAACACACGCTTTTTAAGAACACggttttagatgcttgaaaccatatgcttgccttcgtatttatagtagtagaacgacttgggcttcaagacaaaattagggcttctagaattgcggcagcagtgatatatttctgaaaataatagttatatttttgaaacgcaaaaatatattttccaaaaatataattcctttggaaaataaaactagggtttggctgcctcatgaaacacattaaacacgtgcgccttcttctgtaagaaaccttgaaacaattcttcaaacagatcttcaaaagattgagtagaaatttaaacccgctagctggcgcgcacgatacagagtcaggtgttgttccaaagtgtcccaacatttgtcacaacacttggggtcagcacatttgtctcaacacttggcttaaaatatgtttttgcaaaatgtagccaatatacaaaaacccaacaataaatattgtcaaaaaagaaagatacatATATAATAGGGGTttcttaaaaatcaaataaaacactacggtttaaaatatacaattattttgtatttcaatcatatataatatgtaATGTATGATTCAAGGAGTCATATTTTCGGAAATGAGAGACATATGATTTCTTTACAAGATATATATGTATTGACGGAAATATAGTTGTTGCGTTATTTGTTATTAAAATGCATGActatatataatcatatttaaCTAATGAGAACAAGAGAAAATCAATTAAGTGTGAAATAtccaatatttaaaatttatttttatttaaaattaataatatattattttgtcatatcttctttaattaatattcatgacacttaaatttctaaattaaaaataaaattattaatttcatattacattgaaaattaaataagttaaaatatatattatacacgtTCATTTTAATGAGATAAACTCTACGAGTTGAATCTACGTTTCAATTTCACTTAACCAAAACGAGTTgacgtaaaaataaaattctgaCAATCTTGATCCTGTGAACTTGGTCTAGGTGTTGTTCTTGCTTCTTGGACAATTCGCATGATTTCTTCCACACTTTGTTGGCTTGATAATTGGTCTGGTGTTTCTTTGTAACATTTTCTATCAGCCTGAATAACTTCTCTAGGCAAGTTCTTCAAAAACCAAGGGTGTTGTTTTATTGCTGAGATTATAATCCTCTTTAACATacatcataaaataataataattagtttCATTATAAAGaactaattaaatatattttacttataaagaaaataattttcattagagtaaataaatacaaatatttcctctgtctcaaaatataagcaataaTTGGTCAACCAAAATGGATGTActtggtccaaatttttaaccaaatacatctgATTTCTTTAAtgcatttttgtttatattatgcGACAGAGGAAATaacatctttatatatatatatatatatatatatatatatatatatatatatatatatatatatatatatatatatatatatatatatatatatatatatatatatatatatatatatatatatatatatatatatatatatataacctttaaaaatcaatatatttacCTTAGCTGGATTGACAACAAAGATACTAGAGAGGAGCTGCCTACACTCCGCAGATATATGTACCTTGTCAGGTATGGAGTATTcaacattaattattttctgcaaaaaaaataaaaataaaaattagattatTCATTTCCTGCTATAGATAAGAATATTAAATAATCATAATGGAACGTTTTTTATTAAACTCAATAGCTCACCTTCATAATCTTTGCGAAATTTTGAGGATCTTGTGGATCTTCAAATGGGTATGATCCAACTAACATGGTATAAAGAGTAACACCACATGACCAAACATCTGCAATCTACAAAATTGCCAATTTGTGAGGGAAAATTAGCATTCATGATGAATTGTAATATACTTAAATGCATGTTTAGATTGGCATGAGATTGGTTCAATCACAGCAAGCCACCGTAATTTGATAAAACCACATTTTAGAGTTTCACAAAATCACCGTACTATTAATATTATGATTTTATCCAATAAAGATCACAACAGTAATCACTATAATTAAAGATTCCTCTCGTTGAATTGTGATTTGATGGACGTCATTTTCAGACTTTGTCTAATCATATTTTAAAgatatatttcaaatataaattgtcCGGTCTCCATCCAACgattgaaatattttaattgtagtGACTAAACCGTATTTTGACCGGTCAATCCAAATCCGACTAGCATTTAAACACGATACTATAGAATTTACATAATTAATGAGCAAATTTTAGAATACCTTTCCATCATACTCCCCCTGTCTAGACAAAACCTCTGGTGCAACGTATGCAAGAGTTCCAACCATTGATTTAGGTGCAGAGTGCAGTAAAGAAGACTGCAAAtagatataaaattaaaaatgagaaattcaacaaacaaatatatgaaaaattacttcataacaaaaaaaatctttttaagaTATGGTATATATGTTTAACCTTAGATGATCCAAAGTCACAAATTTTGAGTCGAGGAGCTGGACTTCCATCCGATAGAGAGTTCTCCAATTTCAAATCTCTATGACAAATTTGCTCCAATGGAATGTATAAGATTATGTAAGAcattatgaattaaaaaattaaaaaacaaaaaacaaaaataattcttAGTGTGCATATTATATATACCATGGAATGAAGGTAGTAGACTCCAGATATTAGTTGTTGAAAGAAATATCTTAcctataacatatatataaaatgtgttagtgaaaaaatatttactaaTGCGCGGAATATAGACTActtaatacattaattatttaataaatctaaaaatatagaatctcttataaaaaaatattagagggAGTAATAGTTTTGAACCTCATCTTCACTGAATCTACTAGCAGAGCACAGACTAGCAAAAAGTGTACGACCAGCAGCATACTCAAGAACAATTGCTAAATGTGTAGGTGTCACAAATACCTGTATATAAAGAACAATTAATGGTTAGTTGGTACACCGATAACTGACACTGAATTTGGTAGGAAAGATTACGATTCGATTCCTTCCAACTGCGATCGAGAGATGttaaaaccacttgatgtcagaattaattctcgaaccagattagactGTTTAGTGAATTGGATATTGATggtgaaaactaaacaaaaaaatcttatttggaTTTATATAAATTCCACATCCAAGTGAATTGTGTGTGGTGAAGATTTCATGTAAGTTATCATATGTAATTATGTATGgtctagttttatttttattttttttacgatgAAACGAAGTATCGAACCCAAAACATAGTGGCTTTATGGTCTAGATTTCAATGaagttattattttgaaaattttaaaatacacGCGAGTTTCAAATTTGAAGATATGATTAATCGTGTGCCATCACACGGTTGTGATAGCTTATAACCTAAATCCTTATAAAACTCCAATTGTGAAGTATGAGTAATTAATTTTACTTAGATTAGATGCGTAGAAgaataaacaattttaaagacagaaaaagaaaaacaaattaagtcTCAATTTATACCTCTTTAAACTTGATGATATGTGGATGGCTTAAAGATCTATGATTAATTATCTCCCTTTCGACATTCTTATCAATCTGCAAACACAACAATGCCATAAATTTAGTTCCGTAACCTAATCATAATTAAGTTTAAGGAAATATAAATAGTTAATTAATATAGTGTTAATCTACCCTATTTCCTCTTTCAATGTATTTAATAGCAACATGTTCTCTTGTTTTGATGTTTTTGGCCAGCTTAGTCACACCATAGTAGCCGGAACCAAGCACATGCATTACCTCGTAACGTTTCTCCATGGGATTATGAGCTCACAATGATAAGAGTTTACAAAGTAACACCTCGGTTTCTTTTCAAGAGTCTTTTAAAATAGCAA
It contains:
- the LOC123905225 gene encoding serine/threonine-protein kinase SAPK7-like, whose translation is MEKRYEVMHVLGSGYYGVTKLAKNIKTREHVAIKYIERGNRIDKNVEREIINHRSLSHPHIIKFKEVFVTPTHLAIVLEYAAGRTLFASLCSASRFSEDEVRYFFQQLISGVYYLHSMQICHRDLKLENSLSDGSPAPRLKICDFGSSKSSLLHSAPKSMVGTLAYVAPEVLSRQGEYDGKIADVWSCGVTLYTMLVGSYPFEDPQDPQNFAKIMKKIINVEYSIPDKVHISAECRQLLSSIFVVNPAKRIIISAIKQHPWFLKNLPREVIQADRKCYKETPDQLSSQQSVEEIMRIVQEARTTPRPSSQDQDCQNFIFTSTRFG